The window CGTGGTGCTCTCTCGCGTTCGCCTTTTCCACATCCGAGTCCATGTGGTCGTCGTCACCGCCAAAAGCATACTTGCTGCGCGCTCTGATCCTCGCGCCGTATCTCCAGAACAGAAACGGAATGGCACAGCAGGCAAGAGCCAAGAAGGCCAGGAAAGTACTGGCCCATTGATCACCCATCCTGTCATACATTTGCTCGGTGAAAAGCACGACACCAGCGCCCCAGAAAGATCGAATAAACGTCTTGGCAGCAAGTGCTGAAGCGGCCTGGTGCTGATAAGAGTCGACAAGATAGTTGTTGGCCGCGTTGTACAGGAAGATGAAGCCAAAACCAACGGGAAGACCAGCAAGGCAAGGGCCAACCCAGGTCAGATGTGGGTATGAAGACCAAGCAAAGATGAACATGCCGATGGGGATGAACCAGCAGCTCAGCATCATTGGGATCAAACGAACCTCGGCAGGTGGCTTTCCGCCGTGCTTGGCCACTAAAGTGAGATAGTGCTTGTTGACCCACGGGGAGCACGCGGCCGAGAGCACGACGCCGACAGCAATGGGAATAAACATCAAGCCAGTAATACCAGATGAGTACCCCTTCCTGACCTCGAAAATAATGGGGTATGCGACGAAGAACATGTACAGAAGGCCATAGAGAACCGACATGTACAGACTGATGAGGAGAACGATGAGCTCGCGGAAGAGAAGCTGGAATGGACGAATCATGAAGACACCCATGCGCTCCTTGAGGGGTCTTGGGTCGAGCTCAGCCTCGGTGACATGGCCATTGTCGCCTGTCTCCTTGCGAAGTCTCTTGGCTCTGGCGGCAAGGATGGTTGGTGCGTAAGTCTCGGGAAcggtgaaggtgatgagGACCCAGACAACGAAAGAGAAGATGAGCTGAATCCAATAGAGCCAtctccagccagcagcatcagACAAGAAACCGCCGATCAATGGACCAACTGTTCATTGTTAGCTTTGTGGTCAGACTGGAGAAAACTGGGGGATCCTTACTTGCGGGGCCAATAAAGGGGGCGGCGGAGAAAGCAGCCATGGGAACACCTCGCTCCTCGTTCCTCCAGAGATCTGCCAGGGTGCCGCCTACCAATGTCATGGGCGCAGAAAATGCAATGCCATCGATAGTTCTGCAAACAATGAGGGTCCCGATGTTCTTGGAGACAGCGCatgggatgatgaagatgacggcCAGCAACAGGGTTGAGCCATATATGATTCGTCTCCCGAAGACCTCAGAAAGAGGAGCAAAAACCATAGGTCCTGGGCGTCACAATATCAGAACACATACTGCCAAACCAAGACATTACAATGCTGTTGACTTaccaacaccaaaaccaacaacgaATACCGAGATGGGAACAAGCGCAGCCTCATGGCTGACTCCAAAAGACTCCTGAACGCCACCAACATCCGAAGTGACAACACTGGAACAAAAAGCGACAACGAAGCATGTAACTGCCACAACCATGGTGATGTACCACTTGTACGCCTTTGACCAGTTTTTCGGGTCATCGGGATCTCCTGGAGTGAAGGTGACCAGTTTATACTCCTGACGTGTATCTGCTGCCCCAGCTAGTTTTCCGTGCTTCTCGGCCGGTGCTGGAATTTGTGGTCTTGTCTCGGGGGAACGATCAGCTGAACTCCGTGCAGAGGCGGCATTGGGTTCCggtgggatgatggaagCATAGTGAGCATTGTCGTCGCTGTCGTATGGGTATGGGGGTACTTGACCCGTGGCGGATGTCGGTGCTGCCATGTTGAAgagcctctcctcctctatTAATCGATATATTGATGCTGGATCCCGACTGcgaagttgatgatgaatgagCGACCTGCGGTGTCGTATTACAGGGAGTGAATGATAAACGAATGTGATCCAAACATCCCACTCGAAACCTGGCTGTGTACTATTCTGGAACGATATCTGAATCCATCACGGCGGCTCCAGAGACTTATATCTTCGAAATGGGAGTGCCCGTGGCGGTCTTTGCTCGGGAGCGTTCGGTGGTTCACCTGCACGAAGCTGCCATTCCCTGTGCCGATCATGGACGAACGCCATTCGCGATACCAAACATCGCGGCCGTCGTCCCTTGAGCCGCACGGGTCTTGGATAGCATGAGGAAGATGTAACCAATGCGGGTGTCCAGATAACTGGGGCCTGGAACGTTGTCACGCATTCTTTCTGCCCTAGGGGTGGCAACAATGGAGCCATGAAACAGCATCAGGGATCCCCTCGCTCACAGCTCACGCAGGTCAGGGCCGAGCCGATAGCGATTGTCAGGAGCGTAAATGACGGTGCCAAGGCACGTGGGATCATACATCGCTGTTCCTGGGATTGACGGGAAATAAGTGGGCGGAGGCTTGTGTTGATTGGCGGTGATCTTCGGCATCGCGCGGTCACCATAACCGCGAGGACATTCGCGCCCCATCATAAGATAAATACAGCTGTGAGGTCGGGCGCCGACGTTGACGTCCCGGCTGCCATCGGTTACAATAAGATGATGCCAGTGAAAAATTTTCCAGCCTGTTGAGATGGTCCTGGAGGTGCTGTCTCGTCACCGCCATTTGAGATAGTTCTGTAGAAATGTCATGTCAATCTCACAAGTAGTTCAGACGTCaaggaggatgggatggcaGATCCGATCCGCAATGGCATCTTTTCGTTCGATATCGAAACTGTCTGAAGCATGCTCAACTCGAGTTTGTCCAATATCGTCCAGCAGTTCAAGATGTGAAACTATCGCCACGCCCGCTCTCTGGTCGGTCGGGATGTTCGGAAGGTGACACAAGCGGCTGTACTCGGAGCCACGAGGGGTGGAGAATGACTCGTGAGGTTTTCTGCATGGAAGTTGTGGGTCATGGCATATTTGGAAACAGCGCGAAGTTGCTAGTCTTTCAGAAAGCAAGAGAAAATAGCGGGCTGGAGGATGGATATCCGGATGTTGAGTGAGAGAGGTGCTCATTGTAGGGGGTCGGCCATTTCTTCTTGTGTTTGGGGGTGTGAAGGAAGATGGGGTGACGGGGTGTGAAATTCTTTGGTGCTCGCTTAAGAAAACAAGCTTTCCGAAAGCTTGGCTCTGCTCCCGTCCCGGCGACACAACCTTGCCCACGGCCACCGGCTCGACCCACTCTCATCCAAACTGCAAAACCTACGGAGACGGAGTAGTAAGTACAGTAAGAATTCTCAGTTCTCAACGAACTTGAGCTGTCATCAAATAATTGACTAGGTACCTCGAAATCAGGATGTCAGTGACAGTCCCTCATGGCCAGGTTTAAGAAGGGAATGAAGACCACATTTGGAATGTAGAACACTCTTGAGGGACTGAGACGCAAGATAAATCACCAGTTATCTATAAGCCATCTTGCCGAGAGATAGGATGAACCATATTGATCCAGCCCCTTTTTAAACACTGCAATTCCCCGACTCATAAGTCGTCGGAAGAACTATTTCCACTGCTTGTGATGGATGCCAAGTACCCCTCCTGAGTTTTGCGGTCATGTCGTTAAAAGGTGATACCTGGAAATGTATTGATTTATTTGAGCTTAACATCTGCCACAGCTTATTCGTCTGTGCGACTGTGGCAGCAAGTTGATATTGAGAGATCAAAACTTTTGTCTTCCACTATCTGCAAGTTATTTGGGTCACTAAACCCTCAGGGACTGTAGTGGGAACACATTATACAAGCAAAGCCCAAGGCGACTGTGGTTGATGAACGATCGGTGACAAAAGCAAACGAGACTAGGCATGATGGGTACAAGCACATGAGGTTGCTGCGATTGATTTTGCAAACTCGTATGGACGTTTCAAACACGGTGAATTCGAATGAAAACAGCTGCCAATGCCCGCTCCATGTTGGCAAAAGTCTTACGCAATGGGAAAAGATACGATCCGTCACACTTGGTGCATAGAAAAGGAATCTGGACCTATCTATTTGTCCTTCTAGTTTATTTTCTCGAAATAGCTGTTTATAAGCTACTAAGCCCAGTTGTAATATCCTTCATCGAATACTAAAGGTATAAGAAGAAGCCAGAACGCTACCAATTATAAGACAATCTACTTGCAGTGTCAGCACGTGACAAGCGAATATCCTCTGTGGCGCAATTGGCTAGCGCGTCTGACTGTTAATCAGGAGGTTGGAAGTTCGAGCCTTCCCGGAGGAGTTCTTTTTGTTCCTCCTCCTAACCTGCTGCAAGGTCCTTCTTAAAACCACTGTCAGTTTTTATGACCATCCATCAAAGTGGTCAGCCAGTGTGAAGAGCATTGTGGGATGGCTCTGCTATTTTCATAAAAGTTTGTTCTCGGCCGAGACCTTGCATGgagggagcttgggcccACAGCTGCAGATAAGGTTGATGTGTGGTGGATCCGCACGTGACGATTGGCTGCAAATGCCAATGGCCTGTCGGGCTCTGGGTGCCGCTTCCAATCCAGATTACGGTATTTCCAAAGTTTCATTTCATCCTCCTTGCAACACCAGCTTTTTGCGCATCGGTTTCCCGATTTACCGCCGGTAAAGATCGATACGCAAACGCGGGCCACAGACCGTCCAGTTgtccaaaaacaaccacagTCTCAAGTCTGGCCAGCAGCGCCTTCGATCCCCGGTTCACAACCTGGCTTTAATGGGAAGACAGCCCGGCTGGAGCAGGCCGTACGACGGAGACATGCCCCGTCACATCGATCAAGATGTCCACAGCGCCTTTGTGGAATTTCGCAATGGCAGTAAGTTGGGTCACCTTACCGTCGTCACTGTATTGACAGTACCCGTACCCGTACCCACGCGCCACCGCCGCGTACACAACACATACATCACATACACCATGATACCTTACATGCTGCCCTCTGCTAACCTTGCCGTCATTACGCTCCACACGTAGGCGAACCCAAGTGCATGTCGGTGCAATGCCTCTACTGCAACCAGACCCGCGCCAAAAACACCACGCGCCAGAAGCAGCACCTGCTCCAATGCGCCCCCTATCTCGCTGCCCACCCCGAGATAGCTCTCCAGGCCTCGGCCGCCGCAGACGAAGCCGCGGCTGCTGGCTCGTCGTCTGAACCACAACATGGCCACCCCGATGCCTCCCAATACCCGAACCCCAATCCCCCGCCGGGTGAGCATACCAACCTGGGTTTCATGCCAAACCCACGCATAAATGGCACCCCAAACCAGATGCCCGGCCATGGAGGACGTGCTTCGATAGGCGCGCCGGATGGAACACCGGCCGCGAAGCGCCAAAAGACGAAAAACTCCAACCTTCCCGAGATACCCCTCCGCGAAGTCCACGCTGCCTTTGCCGAGTTTAAAGCCAAGGACGATGACAAGTGCATGTCTGCGCGCTGTTTACACTGCAACCAGGTCCGGGCGAAGAACACCTCCAGGCAGCGGGAGCATCTGATGGTGTGTCCCGGCTACCAGAGCGtgctgaaggagaagatccCCGCGAACAACCTCCGTCACCAatttgacgaggatgatgtcgcCAGCTCACTGGCGCTGCCTACCCCATCCCTGACACTTGACTTTCGGATGAGTATCCGGGTCAAACCAAAGCTCAGCATCGGCACTGCCAACTTTGGCCGGGAAAGCTGGATTTCGTGCGTTGGCGGTCAGTGGGCTGGGAGGTTTGGTAAGGGCATCCTGCTGCCTGGCGGCCAGGACAAGCAGACTACGGTCAAGGACATGGCTACGAGGATTGATGCGAGCTATCTTTTACAAACTAATGACGAACAACCTGCCTTGATTACATGCAAGGTCAAGGGCTGGTGGACGGGGGATCGGGATGTCATGGAACGGCTGCAGGACCCGGTGGCGGCCGACAATGTGGCTGCTCACCGGTATTTGTTCCGTGTGGTCATCGAGCTGGAGACGGGCGACGAGCGGTATGCAGATGTCAACACTGGGTTGTGGGTGGGGAGCGGGTGTAGGAGGGGTGCAGAGATTGTTTATGATGCCCACCGCGTCAGTTAGTTCTGGCTGCGGTTGTTTGAGGACACAAAAGCGCGTATCATTGCATCCTCCTTTGCTGGGAGATCTCTACGATTTTTCACTGTAGATTTATTCGAATTGTACTTCTTCACCAGTATGGGTAGTGGGATATAGGGGCATGGGGGCTGAAATGATACCAACTTTGTTTAAGAGCCTTCATTCCATCCTacattttggtggtggttatcgTCAGTAAAACACCAAGCACCTCACCTCCACGCTTTCTCTGTCTGCTGCGGTTATGTGCTCTGGATCTTCAACCGCACAGTGCGGCACTCTTCGAGCTGGACAGGTTAGATCACTGTCGAAACACTTGATGAGGATTACTTCTGtgggttgctggtggtgtttgtaGTACCACTTGTGACTGCTGGAaggcttgggcttcttgacgGTCCAGGACTCGTTGCGTTTACCGGTCTTGAGGTAGATGatggaggcggggaggaggtcggtgtCGGGGACTGAAGGGGCAGAGCAGAGGGCTAGGGGGTCTCTcaggatgggggagaggggacgCCAGAtctgggggtggttgttagGTAGGTTGAGTGGGTGTTTTccgggagggaaaggggggtgggttaCATTAATGATCTGCCATCGCTTCTGGCTGACTGCCGTAAAGTCAGTTTCGTTGGGGAACTGCTCCCTCAGCCTGAGGACCGCCCCGTCGTAGGATTGGTCGACATGGGCTTTATGCAAGGGGCCTCGGCAGGCGGCGTTGTTCTCTTTGATGCTGTGCCAGTGGGAGGGACCGCGCCGAACCTTGTGGTCGAAGGCTAGAACGTTGGAGGCGTTCGTGCTTGGGTGGGGGTTTAGCAACATGGTCATTGGTGTGGGTAAGGATGCGTGACGGACAGGTCTCGGATGAGGCGCTCACACTCCCTGTAGTAGTCGTGTGCTATCTGCTGTTCGTCGTGGAAGGCCGAAAAggaggtgggtttggtgtgGTATTGGAAGCCGTGGGTGTCAAGGGTGAATGTCGATTCGTGACCGGTGATATCGGTGACTGTCACGGGAATGGCAATCATGGGGCGGGAGTTGTTGACTTGGGtactggaaaaggggggtgttggtgagtgAGACATGAGAGGGAGCGGTGACAGAAGGGGGGCATGAGATACCTTCCCACGTATaccggtgttgggggagtGCCATCCTCTGGATCATCGTAGTGGTTGATCGTTGTGCGGATGTGGTGGCCCATGGTGGAATGTGATGATCCCTGTGTGAATCCCTCACCGGGGACCTGGATGACGGAGGCAGATCCGTCAGGGGTGAGGCTGCTGGTTGTCTGCACGTCTTCTCGGACTTACTCTGCATATGCCGGATGTTCACTTCACTCCACGAACTGCTTCGGTGATCAAAGATAAAGAAAGAGCAACTGGTCTGCTACGTTACCACTGTGGTTTAAACCGTCACAATTTAGCCAGTATTTGACCAGTTACCCCGCTTTCTTACCAGATGCTCGATCTGGAGTTCGGTCCCCCATCTCGCCAAAACCCTTGACAGCCATTACCACACTGTAAGCAAACCTTTTTATTCATGTATTATCATATTCAACCCGAAACTCGAACTTATCCAGCAAAGAGGTTGATTTAAGCTCTTTGAACCCTGGACGACGTTGCAGGCCTGTAGACCAATTCCTCGATGTTTGCCACTTTACCCCTTGTTTAGCCTCCATTCTGACCTCTCGGCTATGAGGCTCTAAGTgcagcaaaagaaaacatgAAAAAAAGATAGACCGCTTCTAGAACCTCTCAACCACAATCTTCGACGCCCAGTGCTGTAAGACAAAAGGTCTCGCATCCGCGGAGCTGTCAAATATCAAACCTGTCAAGAAGTCGACCTGCATACCTTCTCTGCAGATCTTATATATATTTTCTGAGACATACAGCAGCGAGGTCATAGGAAAGCACATCAAGGTGCAGCATGTTTAGCTTTTCAAACAGTCAGACCACTCCAAGCAACGGCTGTGGTCTTGATGAGCAACTCCGTCGTAAGCTAGAATGATAGTGAACTCGGGATCGCAGGTGCATGACAAGCATGTACACTCTTCGGCCACCAAGCTGTATGTCCTCGGAACGAGTCTGAAGTCAAGGCTCACGAGAGGTCGGCTTCGAGCCAATCTCGAAGCCCGCTGACAAATAACGACAGTCACCGCGGATGACTGGTGTGGTGTTCTTTCACAAGGTGAAGGTTTCGTCCAGCAACGGGCAGCATGCCAAAGGCAGAGATGCGGAATTCAGAAGTGGAATGAACCTCAGTGTAAGTAGGTAAtggagcttggtgatgtgtCCCTGCAACTGCCGTGAACATCCTATTCATTCGTGGGGGTATGCTGGTTACCTGTCCCTCCTACACGCCTTCTTTCGATACCTTTTGGGTGTAGTATTGTAGGTGGGCGGGCCGTGCCTCGGGGACATGACAAAACGAGACCGAGATTCTCGACCCCCAATACCTGACTGAGCTGGGGACCTGGTGGCTCTGGGAAGATACGTGCTCAGTTCACTTGTGGGACGCTTCTTCCAAGGCATCAACATGTCGCTGTCCTTGCCTTTGTAAGCACATGTGAGCAGTCATAAAAAGTTGAGCAGTGAGGTTCCATCAGAGGTCCGGACTGCACTGCTGGAGACACCTCAGAGCGGCCCAGTATTTGTTGCGTGCTGGTGGCTTGCATGGGATCCCTGGTGCTGCTGATCCCCAACGAATAAGAAATGGCTGGCCACCGTCATGCAGCAGCGTGCAATTCCGAGGCTCGCAACGGAGCAGCTGTGGGAATTCACCACGTAAGTGGAACTTCGCCGAAATCAACTAGCAATAGCGTAAATGGGCGGCCCGCGACGGGAGTGAGGAAAACCCAAGAAGCTGGCCGTGAATGTGGATGTGGCCAAGCACCAAGTTGGATGAAGCAACCGGGAACGATACCGGGGGGGCTTCTCTGGGTCATCCCCCCCACAAAAGATGCCTGAACTATTGGCGGGATTTAATCCGGTACTATGCTAGCGGGTCCCTGGCCCCGCTGTTGGTCCATTTCACTTGTCCAGGGAGAGCTTTGACAGGTGAGAACGAGGAGGGCAGATAGGTATTGGCTCTGTCTTTCGTCGGTCTCCCTCTGAGCCTGTCACGATGCAGGCAATAAATGGTCTAGAGATAAACGAGCGAATGGTCTCCCTTGGGACACGAACGCTGCCTGTTAGCCGAGCCACGACAAATCGCGAGCGGcccgaggagagggggaagaaaagGTGAGTATGTgtgctggtgatgaggttaTCGCGACGGCCGATAAGCCATATAACGA is drawn from Podospora pseudocomata strain CBS 415.72m chromosome 1 map unlocalized CBS415.72m_1, whole genome shotgun sequence and contains these coding sequences:
- the NAG4 gene encoding Synaptic vesicle transporter SVOP (COG:S; EggNog:ENOG503NTW3) gives rise to the protein MAAPTSATGQVPPYPYDSDDNAHYASIIPPEPNAASARSSADRSPETRPQIPAPAEKHGKLAGAADTRQEYKLVTFTPGDPDDPKNWSKAYKWYITMVVAVTCFVVAFCSSVVTSDVGGVQESFGVSHEAALVPISVFVVGFGVGPMVFAPLSEVFGRRIIYGSTLLLAVIFIIPCAVSKNIGTLIVCRTIDGIAFSAPMTLVGGTLADLWRNEERGVPMAAFSAAPFIGPAIGPLIGGFLSDAAGWRWLYWIQLIFSFVVWVLITFTVPETYAPTILAARAKRLRKETGDNGHVTEAELDPRPLKERMGVFMIRPFQLLFRELIVLLISLYMSVLYGLLYMFFVAYPIIFEVRKGYSSGITGLMFIPIAVGVVLSAACSPWVNKHYLTLVAKHGGKPPAEVRLIPMMLSCWFIPIGMFIFAWSSYPHLTWVGPCLAGLPVGFGFIFLYNAANNYLVDSYQHQAASALAAKTFIRSFWGAGVVLFTEQMYDRMGDQWASTFLAFLALACCAIPFLFWRYGARIRARSKYAFGGDDDHMDSDVEKANAREHHDMEDLRQARSYVSNP
- a CDS encoding uncharacterized protein (COG:S; EggNog:ENOG503NWYE); translated protein: MGRQPGWSRPYDGDMPRHIDQDVHSAFVEFRNGSEPKCMSVQCLYCNQTRAKNTTRQKQHLLQCAPYLAAHPEIALQASAAADEAAAAGSSSEPQHGHPDASQYPNPNPPPGEHTNLGFMPNPRINGTPNQMPGHGGRASIGAPDGTPAAKRQKTKNSNLPEIPLREVHAAFAEFKAKDDDKCMSARCLHCNQVRAKNTSRQREHLMVCPGYQSVLKEKIPANNLRHQFDEDDVASSLALPTPSLTLDFRMSIRVKPKLSIGTANFGRESWISCVGGQWAGRFGKGILLPGGQDKQTTVKDMATRIDASYLLQTNDEQPALITCKVKGWWTGDRDVMERLQDPVAADNVAAHRYLFRVVIELETGDERYADVNTGLWVGSGCRRGAEIVYDAHRVS
- a CDS encoding uncharacterized protein (EggNog:ENOG503P04B) yields the protein MTMLLNPHPSTNASNVLAFDHKVRRGPSHWHSIKENNAACRGPLHKAHVDQSYDGAVLRLREQFPNETDFTAVSQKRWQIINIWRPLSPILRDPLALCSAPSVPDTDLLPASIIYLKTGKRNESWTVKKPKPSSSHKWYYKHHQQPTEVILIKCFDSDLTCPARRVPHCAVEDPEHITAADRESVEVRCLVFY